In Neodiprion virginianus isolate iyNeoVirg1 chromosome 6, iyNeoVirg1.1, whole genome shotgun sequence, the genomic window CGGAAGAGGCGAATTGGGAATGGAATCAAGAGGAGACTTGACGGATTTGGGCTGTGGTATTGGGCATATGTTATAACGGTGGCTGAAAGACAGTTAAATACGTACAGCTGGTGCGAGATGAAGAATGAGAAGATGAAGAATATGCAGAAGAAGCAGCGGGGTCCGATTTACCGGAAATTATTCCGTACGTCTGAAGACGGGGACTCTTAAGTATCCCAATATATAGACAGGTCCATCATCACATTAGGGTATAATACATTAGTGGAAATAGATATTTATGTTCTTTAAAAGTACGGTTTTATTTTGTATCAGGCGTCTGTAGTATTGGTATCTTGGCTCTCATTTTTCCTGTCGGTATTTGCCTTTTGTCTCCctgaaatgatgaaaatatacacaccatgatttcaatattaaataaaGTAGTGAATTAATGCATTTCCTTTCCATATACGTTTCGGAACTTGACAGTATCTGCAAGTTCTCAAGTTTTAGTAACTCACCTCGTGGCAAAAAGAGTTTTTCCAGTCTAAGTATTGGAGATTCGCACGTCATGGATAATACCAGAGCGCCAACGAACGTGACCACCCAATGGGCTGCGCATTGTTGACACTGTAAGAAATATCATGAGTTACTTTCGTAACGAAGCTGAGTAGACGAATTTTGTTTCCAATAGTCACAGCTGTGGAAAATACTACTGTTTACCAAAGCAACGAAATCTAGGTACTGTGGGCTCCGAGTGGAAGCCACGTTCCCTAAGACGACCACTCCATTCATCAGGTAAGCGCAATAGGTCAAACGACTGAGGAGTAAGAATGGCCGCCACTGGAGTATCTTTGCCGCGACACCTGTAacgataaagaaaataatacttTATGCTTTTGCCGATTACGGTGATGTATCGTGAAGAAGGTTCGAAAGTACCATACCTCCGTTTTTAGTAACGCAGGCTAAGATAACCCATCCTGTACCCAGACTCCAGAAGACTCTGTGCAAGGACGCGTAGAGTGCAGCTTCGACTGGCTTGAAGTTTTTCAGAGGTCCATAGAAAATCACGATTGTGAACATGGAGCCTATGAGAGACAAGCTCGCGAACAGCCATCCGATTGTTACCGTCGTCTGCGAGGTGAAGAGCAGGTGTTCGTTTGATTACTTTGCACGGGTGGAAAAATTAGCAGAGATTTCCACGACTTGAATGTGGATAGAAACTCACCGATGACAGTTTGTAATCTGACAGTCGTATTCGGTGTACTACGTATCCGAAAACTAATCCAAAGCAGTACGAGCACGCCCTCATGTGGGTTTTGACGTAGCTCGttatgaaaaagtaatttgttGACAAGTCCGACATCTCGCTACAGGGAATGACAAATTATTACTCATTGGCACGGGTAAAATTATTCTTGACGTGCTGGTATCTTGCCATGAGAAAATAgctgaaattcaattcttaCTCGCTGTAGACCAGTAACGTCGGGTCCAAGTTGTGCGTTAACGTTATGACGAATGGTATGATAACTGACACAGCTGTAACCGCCGCTAGAATGAACTCTCCAACTTTACGCCATTTGTGCAGGGGATAAATCACCAGTGGAGCAAGCACGAAGAGCTGCGTATCGACGGACAGGTACCAGGATTGGAACATGCACTAGAAGTGTAAAGGCGGTAATCAGACAATCTTCGTGCGAATAGAAGCGTTTTATCTCGTTTCAACTGCAAAGACAAAGCTAAGATACTTCCGATGAGTGTGTCGCGTACCAATTGGTCAGTTTTCACGTAATTGTTGATGTACAAAATGTTGGACCACCATGAAGCCAGGCATCGCTCTTGTTCCAGGTAAACGCGAGACCACATTGGACCAGAGCCCAGTTTTGAGAACCAAGTCATGTAGAATCCAACGACCACGAAGTACGCCGGTGTCAATCTGATTATTGGCATATTTTACAAGTAAATTtgggaagaattttttcggGTACTAATCACGTATGAGTGCTAGGGCTGTAATGGATGTATGTTACGAGTAATAGGTTGCCTTATGTAACGTAGAAGATATACGAAGAGGAAGTTGATGGAGTATCCTTTGTTGAGTTGATTGAGGACGAGGCTAGTGATGAGAAATCCACTCAGCAACAGGAACGTATCTACCAAAAGAGGGTTGTTGAGGAATACTGCATTTTCCACTTTTGTCACAGCCTGAAATAGCGAGATTCCATTACGGCAAGGTGAACTTGGATGataattgtatgtatatataatctAATACTTACAACTTGCCAAAATTTTAGATTCAATACAGGACCGCTGATGATAAATATCAGTGAGTGTCCCGTGATTATTATCAGCATCGCGATCACCTTGATACCAGAAATACAGCTCAGATCTATCTCTTCCATTTTCGGACTGCTGTTCAGTTTTCTCATATTCAATATCACAGAGAATCCCATGAGCGCTTCGGGCAGCATAcctgagaaaataaaaaataaacaaatttaaacTTTGCTAATGCGTTCGTCTTATTAGCCTTTTTATGATATCGATTACATACGTGAGTAATCGAAGTCGCGTAGATGTAAGTTGAAATCTACTCACCTTCCggtatattcttttttcttataagATACGTTAGGTGAAACGCAGTTCCCGCAAATAGGAGGAATATCAGTGAGAATATTAACCATCTGCAAATACGGAAAAAGATACGTGTACCGTTCATACAGAAATcctatgtacatatatatgtatacagatgTGGGTAAttgcaatttcaaattcggagTTCATTTCAAGTTCGAGCGTGCGGCGCATAATGTTTCATCTTCATAAATAATAGATATTATACCGGTGTCAATGTATAATTAGTTAATTGAAAATGCACTGGAAGCCACAGCGCTGTTGATGAGTAAAAACTCATAAGCCTACAGTTTTTGTTCAGCCCAGGCAGGAATATGATCAGGATCCCGCAATTCAATTACCGATGCTGTTTTCGCAGGGTTTAACGAACGCCAAGATGTTCTTATTCGAGGTTGAACGGTATGACACGTAGTTGAGTTATCGGttgattatcaaaatttatcaggctatttgtattcatttcatgagaataaaaaaaaagttaattagATACCAATATAATACATAACATTGGTAACCAAGCAGCGAGGCTTCGAGTGAGGCACAAAAACGCTCGCATATGATAATaaagtataatttaatttctgcAAATCAATATTCAGAGCTGTCCGTTAGTAGTAAAAACATTCTTTTAACACTCCTGCTACGTTGATTATAAGTAGGTACTAACGTCCACTTATGCAGTTAGTAGGATGAAATGGTCTGCAGTCGGCCGGATTTTAGAACGTACCGAGGTTTATTGATTTTGTCAAAGGAAGCCTCCTGGCGGTGTCTATTTTGATGTCTTTTTCCGAATTGATACGTCTAATTATCACGGATCCCGCGAGCAGTTCGATTGAAGATAATCTATGTCCCGAATCATTTATCGTTTTCAACATAATTGGTTCGGATAATATTGAATCAGCAAAATAATGCAGGTCGCTTCCGCGTACGTTTCGATGTTTGAACAAGCCGAGCTTAgttaaatttgtacaaaactTCGAGATACCGCGAATGGTACAGGTGTAATGAACGGTTTGCATAAgctttgaataatttcgaaacCGACCGCGTCTATTCGTTGAACGCTACTCTCGGTCTTgcgcaatttttaatttcggtGACGCGGTTGTTTGCAAGTATGTCGCCGTCGTTCACTCACGTGTAAGCAATGTCCAGATTGTTGTAGCTCTCAGACGTTCTCTTGTAGCAAGAACCCTCCGGTATCCTTGGCGTCAATTTCAAACGAGAGCCGCTGAAGGCTACCGCCAAAACGGACCGAACCACATCCTCCACGTCTTGGGGTTCGCAAGCCGCTGGTACGCAGATTCCCCAATAGAGTTTCGTCACCACAACATCGGACCTCTCCAACGGAGGCTGGTGATTAGATGCAAATGTACTGTACTGTCTTAATTCATCAAACTAAAGAATTTTGCGCAGATTTGCACTTCtgtgttataataataaaaacaaaaattacaccATTCCTAACCATTTCTTGGATCAATTGTTCACGAGATGTGAAAAATAGTAAGGAAGaagattgatgaaaaagtgACGATGAAATGGAAATTCGAAGGCAACGGAAGCCGAGGACGAAACTGTGCCCAGATTGGTTGTCGAATTGAATAGCGCACTTCAtgttttttataaacaaactGCAAATGTAAATGGCAAAAATTGGAGCGCGTTGGGCCTCCTTGAGTTGGCCCTAAGGACGAAGAGTAGTACTGGTTGTATAGCAAGGTGGGGGCGCTGACTTACGCCAAAATCCTTCCAAATAGTGCCATTTCGATTACGGTAAAGATCAGGCACGCCGATTCCCACCTCCCCGAGGCAATACTGTCCGTTGACCCCCAGAGGTGCGTCGTCGAGAGGGCCGATCTGAAGGCATTCGTCGAAATTTCCCAGCTGGTACAAGGATCCGCCGAGTACTCCTTCGGGAAATTTTCCCGACGCGTCGTAAACTAAGCAAGGGGTGGAAGATCTCGAGTCAGTAAATTTTTCCGAGTAGTCACGGAGCGCGTGCACAGCCGGTGCCGAGGTGTCAAAATAAACAGATATGTTAATTCAACGATTCGTCAAGTGTGTACTGTTTATTAAGGCGCGAATACGCTTTGCGGAGAAGTGACATAACGCGGCCGTAACGACCAACGCAAATTTCTGTGCTTGCCGCGACTTGCAAATTAGCCGGACTTACATCGCTAAATTAACGTTAAACGAGCCTTACACTTTACGGCCCATAACGTCAGGTTGTGAATTCCCGCCATCATCGACTTGCATTGATCCTTGCAGGCGTCGTTGCTTATCATGTCGACGGCCTGGCCCAGAAGAGTCAGATCTCTCGACAACAACGGAAGCATGCTTCCGCTGTCATTTTCGTAGACGAGCTCCACCTGGGCATCGATCTCCTTTCCGGACCTCTGCGTTTTCCATATACTCTCATCTTTCGCCCCGGCAAAGACAATCGAAAAATGGGAGACGGTTAGTCCCACTATTATAACTGTCCACGGTCTGACCGTAGGCATAGCTGGACTGTCTTGGTTTATACAATGTCTGATGAAAAGTGTTCTTTTACGGTGACTAGTTTATGTTTGCGCACCCATTTTAAGCACAATTATTAACAGGTGTTTCAATTCTCCCTTATACTCGGCACAATGTAGTTTCACGTAGTTTCACTTTCACCTTCGTTCGATTAATAACTTTTAACAACTGTCGCACCGCTTCTCCGTCCTTTTTTCACGTACGTAGATATTTCGTAACACTTTCAGCGCCGTTGCTTGAGTGCCGTTGGAAGTTCATCAACGTCCGGTACACGCGGCTTAGGTATAGAAATTGATGGAATTATTCGGGAAGGACATGCGTCATTCGATTGGCCGTCGATGGTTAATCACCTCTGAGACCTACAccttataattattatgaaagaataaatattcatttgtgATATTATGCCTCGCGCATTGGtcgatgatttgaaaaaaatataaatgtataccTACAATAGTTACGCGAGTTCGATCATAGTTCGTAGACGGAAACACTTGCCGCGAATGCCAAACTCGTACTGCGAAGACTCGTTCCTTCCGCCACGACTAGTCGCATCGATGCTGGATATTTAAAAACAGGCAACTCAATACTAGCCGCTGTTTGTTTTGGGGATCTTCACGGCTAATGAACATGTGCAGatttttacttatttcaagtaaattcgtcttgtttcaaaataatgaagtaaaaaaaacaattctaaaAATCCGTTTACTTGTCTTTTAACACATTTATTATGCggttattgaaattaaatgcAACAAGTGATTATTATGCTTTGCATATTTGCAACGAACAACACACGCGCACCCGTTTTTAACAATGAATCGGTACGCGTAGAGCTTTACAAGTTTCGTCCGCGAGCGTTTGTCTACGGTCAGAGTCAAGTCTCACTTTGGGATTTGAGTCTGGCTACAGACATTGATTCTTCCCGGCGATCGTGATGTAACTGCTTGACTCGCCACTGAGTGTAGTGGTTGGTCAATTCGGAATTGTTTTGGCAATTCAGCAGAACACCGCGTTGTCGCAAAAGCACGACGAGGCACAAGCTGAGTGTGACCAGAGAGAAGGGAAACCTACGAGTTGCTTCTCGCGAACCATATAAACTCCCTACAGTGACCTCTAAATCGTTTTCATGTGCGGTGGGGGTAGGAAATCGTAATA contains:
- the LOC124308037 gene encoding nose resistant to fluoxetine protein 6-like, which produces MPTVRPWTVIIVGLTVSHFSIVFAGAKDESIWKTQRSGKEIDAQVELVYENDSGSMLPLLSRDLTLLGQAVDMISNDACKDQCKSMMAGIHNLTLWAVKFYDASGKFPEGVLGGSLYQLGNFDECLQIGPLDDAPLGVNGQYCLGEVGIGVPDLYRNRNGTIWKDFGPPLERSDVVVTKLYWGICVPAACEPQDVEDVVRSVLAVAFSGSRLKLTPRIPEGSCYKRTSESYNNLDIAYTWLIFSLIFLLFAGTAFHLTYLIRKKNIPEGMLPEALMGFSVILNMRKLNSSPKMEEIDLSCISGIKVIAMLIIITGHSLIFIISGPVLNLKFWQVAVTKVENAVFLNNPLLVDTFLLLSGFLITSLVLNQLNKGYSINFLFVYLLRYIRLTPAYFVVVGFYMTWFSKLGSGPMWSRVYLEQERCLASWWSNILYINNYVKTDQLCMFQSWYLSVDTQLFVLAPLVIYPLHKWRKVGEFILAAVTAVSVIIPFVITLTHNLDPTLLVYSDEMSDLSTNYFFITSYVKTHMRACSYCFGLVFGYVVHRIRLSDYKLSSTTVTIGWLFASLSLIGSMFTIVIFYGPLKNFKPVEAALYASLHRVFWSLGTGWVILACVTKNGGVAAKILQWRPFLLLSRLTYCAYLMNGVVVLGNVASTRSPQYLDFVALCQQCAAHWVVTFVGALVLSMTCESPILRLEKLFLPRGRQKANTDRKNESQDTNTTDA